Proteins found in one Promicromonospora sukumoe genomic segment:
- the pyrR gene encoding bifunctional pyr operon transcriptional regulator/uracil phosphoribosyltransferase PyrR, with protein MPESGSTPSDTPGGALGESPGTDAARTVLGEADIARALTRIAHEIVERNKGAADLLLLGIPTRGVQLARRLAERLAQIEPAFSGDHGTLDVTMYRDDLRRQPTRAVGQTVLPGSLDGTIDDKVVVLVDDVLFSGRTIRAALDALNDLGRPRVVQLAALVDRGHRELPIRADYVGKNLPTSRSERVKVRLADVDGGVDAVVISGAPINHERGDR; from the coding sequence ATGCCCGAATCCGGATCCACCCCGAGCGACACCCCCGGCGGGGCCCTCGGCGAGAGCCCCGGCACCGACGCCGCGCGGACGGTGCTCGGCGAGGCCGACATCGCCCGGGCGCTCACCCGCATCGCCCACGAGATCGTGGAGCGCAACAAGGGCGCCGCCGACCTGCTCCTGCTCGGCATCCCGACGCGCGGCGTGCAGCTCGCCCGGCGGCTGGCCGAGCGCCTCGCGCAGATCGAGCCCGCCTTCAGCGGCGACCACGGCACGCTCGACGTGACCATGTACCGCGACGACCTGCGGCGCCAGCCCACGCGCGCCGTCGGGCAGACGGTCCTGCCGGGCAGCCTGGACGGCACGATCGACGACAAGGTGGTCGTCCTCGTGGACGACGTCCTGTTCTCCGGCCGCACCATCCGCGCCGCGCTCGACGCCCTGAACGACCTGGGCCGCCCCCGGGTGGTGCAGCTCGCCGCCCTCGTGGACCGCGGGCACCGCGAGCTCCCGATCCGCGCCGACTACGTCGGCAAGAACCTGCCCACCTCGCGCAGCGAGCGCGTCAAGGTCCGGCTCGCCGACGTCGACGGGGGAGTCGACGCCGTCGTCATCAGCGGAGCGCCCATCAACCACGAGAGGGGCGACCGGTGA
- a CDS encoding SRPBCC domain-containing protein, with the protein MTTTQPRASVDLDARSVTRTVRVAAGANAVWRALSEPEHVAGWFGDGCETDDGGPLAAGTRGRLHFEGYGWFAFEVTRAEPGRVLAYRWGQSAEEPERMTEATFTLEPDGDGTYLTVHETGFTGDTDDAVRAALEGNREGWDGELDELVEYVESRAW; encoded by the coding sequence ATGACCACCACCCAGCCCCGCGCCAGCGTCGACCTCGACGCGCGCTCGGTCACGCGCACCGTGCGGGTCGCCGCCGGAGCGAACGCCGTCTGGCGCGCACTGTCCGAGCCCGAGCACGTCGCCGGCTGGTTCGGCGACGGCTGCGAGACCGACGACGGCGGCCCGCTCGCCGCCGGCACGCGGGGCCGGCTGCACTTCGAGGGCTACGGCTGGTTCGCCTTCGAGGTCACCCGGGCGGAGCCTGGCCGCGTGCTCGCGTACCGCTGGGGCCAGTCCGCGGAGGAGCCGGAGCGCATGACCGAGGCCACCTTCACCCTGGAGCCCGACGGCGACGGCACCTACCTCACCGTCCACGAGACCGGCTTCACCGGCGACACCGACGACGCCGTTCGCGCCGCCCTGGAGGGCAACCGCGAGGGTTGGGACGGCGAGCTGGACGAGCTCGTCGAGTACGTCGAGTCGCGCGCGTGGTGA
- a CDS encoding MFS transporter gives MSTGPGARRFDERRLLVALFGAGTAAFAQLYSPQSVLPDAARELATSASATSLLVSAATLGLAVGVVPWAWVADRVGRVRAMTVAMLGATAVGLAVPFAPSFELLVAGRAVEGLFVAGVPAVAMAYLTEMLIDAGATAMVPRAAGTYVAGTSMGGLLGRLVSGGVAELFGWRAGVGAVAAACLIATAVFVWLAPRDRGPRPGATGHPDTSGAAPGRAGRLRALLSPRLLVLDAQGLLLMGGFVAIYNYLGFRLTDAPVGLSSGVVSLVFLAYLAGTWSSARTGRLVVRHGRRRVLIVSAGVMALGVVATLSAWLPLVLAGLVVLTAGFFGAHAVASGWTPVAAPQARTQAAAVYNLAYYAGSSLFGWLGGVAFALAGWPGTVAMVLALVVVAAGLAAAVLRDQRA, from the coding sequence GTGAGCACCGGTCCCGGCGCCCGACGGTTCGACGAGCGACGTCTGCTCGTCGCCCTGTTCGGCGCCGGGACCGCTGCGTTCGCGCAGCTCTACTCGCCGCAGTCCGTCCTGCCCGACGCCGCCCGCGAGCTCGCGACGTCGGCGTCCGCCACGTCGCTCCTGGTCTCCGCCGCGACCCTGGGCCTGGCGGTCGGCGTGGTGCCCTGGGCCTGGGTGGCCGACCGCGTCGGCCGGGTGCGCGCGATGACCGTGGCGATGCTCGGCGCCACCGCCGTCGGGCTCGCGGTGCCGTTCGCGCCGTCGTTCGAGCTGCTCGTTGCAGGGCGCGCCGTCGAGGGGCTGTTCGTCGCGGGCGTGCCCGCCGTCGCGATGGCGTACCTGACGGAGATGCTGATCGACGCGGGCGCCACGGCGATGGTGCCGCGCGCCGCCGGGACGTACGTGGCCGGGACGTCGATGGGCGGGCTGCTGGGCCGGCTGGTCTCGGGCGGTGTCGCCGAGCTGTTCGGCTGGCGCGCCGGCGTGGGCGCCGTCGCGGCGGCGTGTTTGATCGCGACCGCGGTGTTCGTCTGGCTGGCGCCCCGGGACCGCGGGCCGCGTCCCGGCGCGACGGGTCACCCCGACACGTCGGGCGCCGCGCCAGGCCGTGCCGGACGGCTCCGCGCGCTGCTCAGCCCGCGCCTGCTCGTGCTGGACGCCCAGGGGCTGCTGCTCATGGGCGGCTTCGTCGCGATCTACAACTACCTGGGCTTCCGCCTGACCGACGCCCCCGTCGGCCTCTCGTCCGGCGTGGTGAGCCTCGTGTTCCTCGCCTACCTCGCCGGGACGTGGTCGTCGGCCCGGACGGGGCGGCTCGTGGTGCGCCACGGGCGCCGCCGGGTGCTGATCGTCTCGGCGGGTGTGATGGCGCTGGGCGTGGTGGCCACGCTGTCGGCCTGGCTCCCGCTCGTGCTCGCGGGGCTGGTCGTGCTGACCGCCGGGTTCTTCGGCGCGCACGCCGTGGCCAGCGGGTGGACGCCGGTCGCCGCGCCCCAGGCGCGGACCCAGGCGGCGGCCGTCTACAACCTGGCCTACTACGCGGGGTCGAGCCTGTTCGGCTGGCTCGGCGGGGTCGCGTTCGCCCTGGCGGGCTGGCCGGGGACGGTCGCGATGGTGCTCGCCCTGGTCGTGGTCGCGGCGGGCCTGGCGGCAGCGGTGCTGCGGGACCAGCGGGCCTAG
- a CDS encoding ArsR/SmtB family transcription factor, protein MVTSPSPVAAFAALGDETRWAVLEALAGTDLAGSTAPAGSTAPTGSTALADGNDRAGLTASALAARLPVTRQAIAKHLALLEAAGLVESWVVGRERRYRALGAELTALGRRLERIGDAWEARLGRIAGIAERLERG, encoded by the coding sequence GTGGTGACGTCGCCCTCCCCGGTCGCCGCGTTCGCCGCGCTCGGCGACGAGACCCGCTGGGCCGTGCTCGAGGCGCTGGCGGGCACGGACCTCGCCGGCAGCACAGCCCCCGCCGGCAGCACAGCCCCCACCGGCAGCACAGCCCTCGCGGACGGCAACGACAGAGCCGGCCTCACCGCCTCCGCCCTCGCCGCGCGCCTGCCCGTGACGCGGCAGGCGATCGCCAAGCACCTCGCCTTGCTGGAGGCCGCGGGGCTCGTCGAGTCGTGGGTCGTGGGCCGGGAGCGGCGGTACCGCGCGCTCGGCGCGGAGCTGACGGCACTGGGCCGCCGGCTGGAGCGGATCGGGGACGCGTGGGAGGCGCGCCTGGGCCGCATCGCCGGCATCGCGGAGCGCCTGGAGCGCGGCTGA